In one Solanum dulcamara chromosome 1, daSolDulc1.2, whole genome shotgun sequence genomic region, the following are encoded:
- the LOC129874671 gene encoding aminodeoxychorismate synthase, chloroplastic gives MNSAMCSSSSFMIASSCCQNLQSRKYFLLAPEPFERIGMIDALQKYNRMERRVLISSHLVPGHLDASGTRKKFLHEPVPNLEFVRTLLIDNYDSYTYNIFQELSIINGMPPVVIRNDEWTWKEVYHYLYEERAFDNIVISPGPGSPTCPSDIGICLRLLLECIDIPILGVCLGHQALGYVHGAQVVHAPEAVHGRLSDIEHNGCQLFHEIPSGRNSGFKVVRYHSLVIDPKSLPKELIPIAWTSTAETLPFHGVERSNPFFNASKEVENIFNGMSELTYDSKDVQGGRVLMGVMHSGRPHYGLQFHPESVATCHGRQLFKNFRKITEDYWLPLTSTSINERRVHYAACMQVPNLDPLSQSVARHGHLVNKLIERRTAEVDGILNLSNPGHSVKFLKITWKKLDCSASQVGGADNIFCELFGDQKAKNSFWLDSSSIEKGRARFSFMGGKGGSLWKQLTFRLSNRSDRTCKGGGHLSVEDANGHVNSTFLEDGFFDYLNKELLSFCFDENDYEGLPFDFYGGYIGYIGYDLKAECGVASNRHRSRTPDACLFFTDNIIVIDHQCDDIYTLSLHDGNTCPTSRLDDLEQRLLNLRAFTSRRLQLQASRGSAVVELKTGFSAEKSREQYIKDVENCQEFIKEGESYELCLTTQMRMKLGEIDSLGLYRNLRERNPAPYAAWLNFSRENLSICCSSPERFLRLDRNAILEAKPIKGTIARGSTPKEDEFLKLQLEYSEKDQAENLMIVDLLRNDLGRVCEPGSVHVPHLMEIESYAAVHTMVSTIRGKKRSDVSAIDCVRAAFPGGSMTGAPKLRSMELLDHLENCSRGIYSGCIGFFSYNQAFDLNIVIRTIVIHEGEASVGAGGAITALSDPDDEYEEMILKSRAPIKAVLEHQSSIFSSDTQK, from the exons ATGAATTCCGCCATGTgctcatcatcatcatttatGATTGCTTCTTCCTGCTGCCAAAATCTTCAAagcagaaaatattttcttttagcaCCTGAACCTTTTGAGAGGATTGGTATGATAGATGCACTCCAAAAATATAACCGTATGGAAAGGAGGGTATTAATTTCAAGTCATTTGGTTCCTGGACATTTGGATGCATCGGGTACAAGAAAAAAGTTCTTACACGAGCCAGTTCCGAACTTAGAATTTGTGCGCACACTACTAATTGACAACTATGACAGTTACACTTACAATATATTCCAAGAGCTCTCAATCATTAATGGAA TGCCTCCGGTGGTGATTCGAAATGATGAGTGGACATGGAAAGAAGTTTATCATTACCTGTACGAAGAAAGGGCATTTGACAATATTGTTATATCACCTGGTCCTGGTTCTCCAACATGTCCATCAGATATAG GAATTTGCCTGAGGCTCTTGCTTGAATGCATTGATATCCCGATACTAGGCGTCTGCCTTGGGCACCAG GCATTGGGATACGTGCATGGTGCTCAAGTTGTACATGCACCTGAAGCTGTCCATGGTCGTTTGAG TGATATTGAGCACAATGGTTGTCAATTATTCCATGAAATTCCTTCAGGAAGAAATTCTGGATTTAAG GTGGTACGGTACCATTCCCTTGTAATAGACCCGAAatcacttcctaaggaactCATTCCTATAGCTTGGACCTCAACAGCTGAGACACTCCCTTTCCATGGTGTCGAACGATCCAATCCATTCTTCAATGCGTCCAAAGaagttgaaaatatttttaatgggATGTCGGAGTTAACATATGATTCAAAGGATGTGCAAGGTGGAAGAGTCCTCATGGGTGTCATGCATTCTGGTAGGCCACACTATGGATTGCAG TTCCACCCCGAAAGTGTTGCAACATGTCATGGAAGACAGCTTTTCAAGAATTTCCGGAAAATCACAGAGGACTATTGGCTTCCGTTGACGTCAACCTCCATCAATGAAAGAAGGGTTCATTATGCTG CATGCATGCAGGTGCCTAATCTAGATCCGCTGTCCCAAAGTGTTGCAAGACATGGGCATCTGGTGAATAAATTGATTGAGCGAAGAACTGCCGAAGTGGATGGAATCTTAAATCTATCAAATCCAGGTCACAGTGTAAAATTTTTGAAGATCACATGGAAAAAACTTGATTGCTCTGCCAGCCAAGTTGGTGGAGCAGACAATATTTTCTGTGAGCTATTTGGAGATCAAAAGGCTAAAAACAGTTTTTGGCTGGATAGCTCTTCAATAGAAAAG GGAAGGGCTAGATTTTCCTTTATGGGAGGAAAGGGTGGCTCCCTCTGGAAGCAACTTACTTTTAGATTGTCAAATCGAAG TGATAGAACGTGTAAAGGAGGTGGCCATCTATCAGTTGAAGATGCTAATGGTCATGTTAATTCTACATTTTTGGAAGATGgattttttgattatttaaatAAG GAGCTCCTATCGTTTTGTTTCGATGAGAACGATTATGAAGGATTGCCATTTGATTTTTATGGTGGTTACATTGGTTATATCGG GTATGATCTTAAAGCTGAATGCGGTGTGGCATCTAATCGTCATAGATCGAGAACACCAGATGCTTGTTTATTCTTTACAGATAACATTATTGTCATTGATCATCAGTGTGATGACATATATACTTTGTCACTACACGATGGAAATACATGTCCTACTTCTCGCTTGGACGATCTGGAGCAGAGGCTGCTCAACTTGAGAGCTTTTACGTCCAGAAGGTTACAATTGCAGGCATCTAGAGGATCGGCTGTAGTCGAACTAAAAACAGGTTTTTCTGCTGAGAAATCAAGAGAGCAGTACATCAAAGATGTTGAGAATTGTCAAGAGTTCATAAAAGAAGGAGAAAGTTATGAGTTGTGTCTTACAACTCAGATGAGAATGAAGTTAGGGGAAATAGATTCtctgggactttatcgtaatcTCAGAGAAAGAAATCCTGCACCATATGCTGCCTGGCTTAATTTTTCAAGGGAAAACCTAAGCATATGTTGTTCTTCACCTGAAAGGTTCCTACGATTGGATAGGAATGCAATTCTGGAAGCAAAACCCATAAAAGGGACTATAGCTCGTGGTTCCACCCCAAAGGAAGATGAATTTCTGAAACTGCAACTAGAATACAG TGAAAAGGATCAGGCGGAAAATTTGATGATTGTTGACTTGTTGAGGAATGACCTTGGGCGTGTATGTGAGCCTGGCTCTGTTCATGTCCCACATCTCATGGAAATTGAATCCTATGCAGCCGTTCATACCATGGTCAGTACGATTCGGGGAAAAAAGCGGTCAGATGTAAGTGCAATTGATTGTGTTAGAGCTGCATTCCCTGGTGGGTCAATGACAGGTGCACCAAAGTTGAGATCAATGGAACTTCTTGATCATCTTGAAAATTGTTCTAGGGGTATATACTCAGGCTGCATtggatttttttcttataaccAAGCATTTGATCTCAATATTGTGATACGGACTATTGTCATACACGAGGGAGAAGCTTCAGTAGGAGCAGGAGGAGCCATCACAGCTCTTTCAGATCCGGATGATGAGTATGAAGAAATGATATTGAAAAGTCGAGCACCGATTAAGGCTGTTCTTGAACATCAGAGCAGCATCTTCTCATCAGACACACAGAAGTGA